A single region of the Polyangiaceae bacterium genome encodes:
- a CDS encoding pyridoxamine 5'-phosphate oxidase family protein — translation MDPRGTGFAPEMSAMLQEALNHLLKEHTTLKLATVDAQRLPWVATAYFATDDPFTLTVLIEAGGRTLANIRDNPNVAIMVEQGDPLTLFAQADATARLVDERHEEIRQAITDKVPNSAPLVALPRLIAVRLDVQSWRLTHVPAGWLPARELVRPGTRPQLGSGAPAGSARA, via the coding sequence ATGGATCCGCGCGGAACGGGCTTTGCACCGGAAATGTCCGCCATGTTGCAGGAAGCGTTGAACCATTTGCTGAAGGAACACACGACGCTGAAGCTCGCGACCGTGGATGCCCAGCGATTGCCTTGGGTCGCGACAGCGTATTTCGCCACCGACGACCCCTTCACGCTGACCGTGTTGATCGAAGCGGGGGGTCGGACGCTGGCCAACATCCGTGACAATCCCAACGTCGCGATCATGGTGGAGCAGGGAGACCCGCTCACTCTGTTCGCCCAGGCGGATGCCACGGCGCGGCTAGTAGACGAGCGCCACGAGGAGATCCGTCAAGCCATCACCGACAAGGTCCCGAACAGTGCGCCGCTCGTGGCCTTGCCACGACTGATCGCTGTGCGGCTGGACGTCCAAAGCTGGCGTCTCACGCACGTGCCGGCCGGCTGGCTTCCAGCGCGGGAGCTCGTGCGCCCCGGGACCCGGCCGCAACTCGGTTCGGGTGCGCCCGCAGGTAGCGCTCGCGCTTGA
- a CDS encoding proprotein convertase P-domain-containing protein — protein MRASAWLLLGALAALAGCTVRAEDGVATDEGGPTSELSAAATLGFGTGGSVGVVYGRHRVFPYRVLRLRFARFADNDGSHAAVLTDTDVERAIDAVNAVFYQSGSDIRVARDPATDLSTLHYSTNFNNECLPVSGWQFLPHDADGDGTINDDVDGAFVCPPLSPDRSQGVRDAVIGAIQATGAIPVLVRGGFSSVGWDAEFPFGWFRVVGPGIGTFYSHLSMPEKFTGDTLMPHELGHTLGLFHTFRDCYKDDCKKNPEWSGSPYTVAGLANQIILDVLTSQHVPSDSAGILGAVFDGDKASGVTDTNPDPNYKVWATVFGDDLSKGEITKLCKPANDKLDISVQFPWPIGGSYWYHFEPDRRNVLSYFKTCWNSNYHYFHYSQSQLDLVDAGLNNSMPWLDQSVVFTDAWENTTNLNLPPREFGSQLVWATSKITVRGAPSTATKVLVHVDMKTETGSYYLKLFAPYGTIYTLQSPGSNDPIERPLVENTIYPVSIIASPPINGTWELRVADYGYSYPDAYRYVDRWSLEFR, from the coding sequence ATGAGGGCGAGCGCATGGCTTCTTCTGGGTGCATTGGCGGCGTTGGCAGGATGCACGGTGCGAGCGGAGGACGGAGTCGCCACGGATGAGGGGGGGCCTACCTCGGAGCTATCTGCGGCCGCGACGCTCGGATTCGGCACGGGCGGGTCGGTTGGAGTCGTCTACGGTCGACATCGCGTTTTTCCGTATCGAGTGCTGCGCCTTCGCTTCGCCCGATTCGCGGACAACGATGGATCTCACGCGGCCGTTCTGACCGACACCGATGTCGAGCGCGCGATCGACGCGGTCAACGCGGTCTTCTACCAGAGCGGCAGCGACATCCGGGTTGCCCGAGATCCGGCGACCGACCTGAGCACGCTGCACTACAGCACCAACTTCAACAACGAGTGCTTGCCGGTCTCCGGTTGGCAGTTCCTGCCTCATGACGCTGACGGTGACGGGACCATCAACGACGACGTCGACGGAGCGTTCGTCTGCCCGCCGCTCAGTCCCGACCGAAGCCAGGGGGTGAGAGACGCCGTGATCGGCGCTATTCAGGCCACTGGCGCCATCCCAGTACTCGTACGCGGCGGATTCAGCAGCGTCGGGTGGGACGCGGAGTTTCCCTTCGGGTGGTTCCGCGTGGTCGGCCCTGGGATCGGCACGTTCTACTCTCACCTGTCGATGCCCGAGAAGTTCACTGGCGACACCCTGATGCCCCACGAACTCGGCCACACCTTGGGCCTGTTTCACACGTTTCGCGATTGCTACAAGGACGACTGCAAGAAGAACCCGGAGTGGTCAGGTTCCCCCTACACGGTCGCTGGTCTGGCGAACCAGATCATCCTGGATGTGCTGACCAGTCAGCATGTCCCGTCGGATAGCGCTGGGATTCTCGGTGCCGTGTTCGACGGAGACAAGGCTAGTGGCGTGACCGACACCAATCCGGATCCGAACTACAAGGTCTGGGCGACGGTGTTTGGGGACGACTTGTCGAAGGGCGAGATCACGAAGCTGTGCAAGCCTGCCAACGACAAGCTCGACATTTCCGTCCAGTTCCCCTGGCCCATCGGCGGGTCGTATTGGTATCACTTCGAGCCGGATCGACGAAACGTCCTCAGCTACTTCAAGACCTGTTGGAATTCGAACTATCACTACTTTCACTACAGCCAGAGTCAACTCGACTTGGTGGACGCGGGCCTGAACAACAGCATGCCCTGGCTCGACCAGTCTGTGGTGTTCACCGACGCCTGGGAGAACACGACGAATCTGAACTTGCCTCCCCGAGAATTTGGCTCGCAATTGGTGTGGGCCACCAGCAAGATCACCGTGCGTGGTGCACCATCTACGGCGACGAAAGTACTGGTTCACGTCGACATGAAGACGGAGACGGGTTCCTACTACTTGAAGCTCTTTGCGCCCTACGGAACGATCTACACGCTGCAATCGCCGGGCAGCAACGATCCCATCGAGCGTCCGCTAGTAGAGAACACGATCTATCCCGTTTCCATCATTGCCTCGCCGCCTATCAACGGGACTTGGGAATTGCGAGTCGCTGACTACGGCTACTCATACCCGGACGCCTATCGCTATGTTGACCGATGGTCCCTGGAGTTCAGGTGA
- a CDS encoding lysophospholipid acyltransferase family protein, whose protein sequence is MSWVLMAKVLAETAKITFPTALEGALRRGGQLELYDARLAAWSANMLDVADVDLEVSGREHLGRGEAFVVMSNHQSHYDIPVVFQALKRRMRMVAKTELFRIPLFGRAMHVAGFVEVDRSNRDQAMHALEGARRAVAAGTNIWIAPEGTRSESGHLAPFKKGGFHLALGAHARILPVSIDGTKDVLPAHSRTITRGQHVRVVVSPPIDPADYGHDKLDALMQAVRDAIAAPIPYA, encoded by the coding sequence GTGTCCTGGGTACTGATGGCGAAAGTCCTCGCCGAGACAGCCAAGATCACCTTCCCCACCGCCTTGGAGGGCGCACTTCGTCGCGGCGGCCAGCTCGAACTCTACGACGCGCGCCTTGCCGCGTGGTCAGCGAACATGCTCGACGTAGCGGACGTCGATCTGGAAGTGAGCGGCCGCGAGCACCTGGGCCGCGGTGAGGCCTTCGTGGTGATGAGCAATCATCAGTCCCACTACGACATTCCCGTGGTGTTCCAGGCGCTGAAGCGCCGCATGCGCATGGTCGCAAAGACGGAACTGTTCCGCATTCCCCTTTTTGGCAGAGCGATGCACGTGGCCGGGTTCGTCGAAGTGGATCGCAGCAACCGCGATCAAGCGATGCACGCTCTGGAAGGCGCACGCCGCGCCGTGGCAGCCGGCACCAACATCTGGATCGCGCCCGAAGGCACGCGCAGCGAGAGCGGACACCTCGCGCCTTTCAAGAAGGGAGGCTTCCACCTGGCCTTGGGGGCCCACGCACGCATTCTGCCGGTGAGCATCGACGGCACGAAGGACGTCCTGCCCGCCCACAGCCGCACCATCACGCGGGGTCAGCACGTGCGCGTGGTGGTCAGCCCCCCGATCGATCCCGCCGACTACGGCCACGACAAACTCGACGCCCTGATGCAAGCCGTCCGGGACGCGATCGCAGCGCCAATCCCCTACGCGTGA
- a CDS encoding c-type cytochrome → MRTVGLFSIAGIGVLTACASGPPAPKTATARSCVAPSASARIEPVDEARQSSALALARFGKRTLAYAVGADDGTLRTIDVDEKRELATTRIGGRPSEVLVTADGRVLVTVRDHNKVVALWPGESPNAPLTRLCDVEAPAEPIAMAVTPDDRGVLVTSGWGRALSRYEARDLSLKKRTTLARDPRSVVVDGEGKRAFVSHVVGGKVSVVDLTTSKVARMIQTGHTQGKRRSALFGFLGSTSPTNEQRIGCQGYALAKSVDPPGRIFAPQVLVNPGNPEQRSSGYGDGFSAAEVASIAVIDESVEDAVDASLDVRAAPGRIMAGASSRPECLLPRAAAVDAKGGSLLVTCLGVDSVIEYDSASVDPRRAERRRFSVPSGPMGIAVDSSQRRAVVLSEFDHAISVIDLNLAPPAKSGQLVASQVQQLALSRGAGNVTRGDVALGRRLFHSTGDPRISSDGRACASCHPDGREDSLTWATPGGPRQTPMLAGRLSRTAPYGWDGAGADVETHLSHTFQRLGGAGLNEKELSALLSYVATLPTPPSLPTPDAPRLERGRQLFFAKASGCAGCHGGDVSSDGKRHDVKSRAKSDGHERFDTPSLRFIAGTAPYFHDGRYQTLEQLLRESDGKMGHTAHLSEQDVKDLAAFLRTL, encoded by the coding sequence ATGCGCACAGTCGGGTTGTTCAGTATTGCTGGAATCGGAGTCCTCACGGCCTGCGCGAGCGGGCCGCCTGCCCCAAAGACCGCCACGGCCCGATCCTGCGTCGCGCCGAGCGCCTCGGCCCGCATAGAGCCCGTGGACGAGGCGCGTCAAAGCTCCGCCCTCGCCCTCGCTCGTTTCGGCAAGCGAACCTTGGCCTACGCCGTCGGTGCTGACGACGGAACCCTGCGCACCATCGACGTGGACGAAAAGCGCGAACTGGCGACGACCCGGATCGGTGGCCGTCCGAGCGAAGTTCTGGTGACCGCGGACGGCCGCGTGCTCGTGACCGTACGCGACCACAACAAGGTAGTCGCGCTCTGGCCGGGCGAAAGCCCCAACGCACCGCTGACTCGCCTGTGCGACGTAGAAGCGCCCGCTGAGCCCATCGCCATGGCCGTCACGCCCGACGATCGCGGCGTGCTCGTCACCAGCGGCTGGGGACGTGCTCTCAGCCGCTATGAAGCCCGCGACTTGAGCTTGAAGAAGCGCACCACGCTGGCGCGCGATCCACGCTCGGTCGTCGTCGACGGCGAGGGCAAGCGCGCCTTCGTCTCCCACGTCGTGGGCGGCAAAGTCAGCGTCGTGGATCTCACCACGAGCAAGGTGGCCCGCATGATCCAAACGGGACACACCCAAGGCAAGCGTCGCAGCGCGCTGTTCGGCTTCTTGGGCAGCACCTCCCCCACCAACGAGCAGCGCATCGGCTGTCAGGGCTACGCGCTGGCCAAGAGCGTCGACCCGCCCGGGCGAATCTTCGCGCCACAAGTCTTGGTCAATCCGGGCAATCCCGAGCAGCGCAGCAGTGGCTATGGCGACGGCTTCAGCGCCGCGGAGGTCGCCAGCATCGCAGTCATCGACGAATCTGTGGAAGACGCCGTGGATGCCTCCCTGGACGTGCGCGCCGCACCCGGCAGAATCATGGCAGGCGCGAGCAGTCGCCCCGAGTGCCTCTTGCCCCGCGCCGCCGCCGTGGATGCGAAGGGCGGGTCGCTGCTGGTGACCTGTTTGGGCGTGGACTCCGTGATCGAGTACGACAGCGCGAGTGTGGATCCCCGCCGGGCGGAGCGCCGACGTTTCAGCGTGCCGAGCGGACCCATGGGGATTGCCGTGGACTCGAGCCAACGCCGCGCCGTCGTGCTCTCGGAGTTCGACCACGCCATCAGTGTGATCGACTTGAACCTCGCGCCGCCCGCGAAGTCCGGGCAGCTCGTCGCGTCCCAGGTCCAGCAGCTCGCCCTCTCACGCGGCGCCGGCAACGTCACTCGCGGCGACGTCGCGCTTGGGAGGCGCTTGTTCCACAGCACGGGAGATCCACGCATCAGCAGCGATGGCCGCGCGTGTGCCAGCTGCCACCCTGACGGACGCGAGGACTCCTTGACCTGGGCTACACCCGGCGGCCCGCGCCAAACGCCCATGCTCGCGGGGCGACTGAGTCGCACCGCTCCCTATGGATGGGATGGCGCGGGCGCGGACGTGGAGACCCACTTGTCCCACACTTTTCAGCGCCTAGGCGGAGCCGGCCTCAACGAAAAGGAGCTGAGCGCGCTGCTCTCCTACGTCGCGACGCTCCCCACGCCACCGAGCCTGCCGACCCCGGACGCGCCGCGCCTCGAACGCGGCCGGCAGCTGTTCTTCGCGAAGGCCTCGGGTTGTGCAGGCTGCCACGGCGGCGACGTATCGAGCGACGGCAAGCGACACGACGTCAAGAGCCGCGCAAAGAGCGACGGCCACGAGCGCTTCGACACTCCGTCCCTGCGCTTCATCGCCGGCACGGCGCCCTACTTTCACGATGGCCGCTATCAAACCTTGGAGCAACTGCTACGCGAGTCCGACGGGAAGATGGGACACACGGCGCATCTCTCCGAGCAGGACGTGAAAGATCTGGCCGCGTTCTTGAGGACGCTGTGA
- a CDS encoding sigma-54-dependent Fis family transcriptional regulator yields the protein MIEGVDDRVEERLHAAEIESLERRLLDLALEQTSAHDGAIFLWDRKRKGLSVDFHVVGGVAVNIPGMLLKERRDGRPNGIALHTFLKNEPYLTNDTRTDPNYAPYFQEVRSIAAVPIPYQGKAIGVIATSSRQAEAFSEQHLEQLASLAATSAKFLRRAQLYRASSEDDGRPFLIKGLSPAWLRVERQIERVSPTQAPVLIHGESGTGKELTAHAIHFNSRRAGGPFVAVNSAAIPDTLLESVLFGHVKGAFTGATDSHVGELEKADGGTLFLDEMGELPLPLQAKILRAIETGEVQPLGSNKAPKRVNVRIVCATNRDLPAMIRSGGFRDDLYYRISVVTLELPPLREYKDNLETLSRVFLQQAALRHDKKAPRLTPVFLAALSSYDFPGNVRELKNCIEHAVIMARGEELAVEDLPPSVLAGSSVASVPSLARPQRRSLKAMREEWLADPETRYLREILDEAGGNVARAAELAEVNMVTLYRLLKKRGIVLRRRAELR from the coding sequence ATGATTGAGGGCGTCGACGATCGCGTGGAAGAGCGGCTCCACGCCGCCGAGATCGAATCCCTGGAGCGTCGGCTCCTGGACTTGGCCCTCGAGCAGACGTCCGCTCACGACGGCGCGATCTTCCTCTGGGATCGGAAGCGCAAGGGCCTGTCCGTCGACTTCCACGTGGTGGGCGGCGTTGCCGTCAACATCCCCGGCATGCTGCTCAAGGAGCGACGCGACGGGCGGCCCAACGGCATCGCATTGCACACCTTCTTGAAGAACGAGCCGTACCTGACCAACGATACGCGCACGGATCCCAACTATGCGCCGTACTTTCAAGAGGTCCGTAGCATCGCCGCGGTGCCGATCCCCTACCAGGGTAAAGCCATTGGCGTGATCGCCACCTCGTCGCGACAGGCCGAGGCGTTCTCGGAGCAGCACTTGGAGCAACTGGCCTCCCTCGCTGCTACCAGCGCCAAGTTCCTGCGCCGCGCGCAGCTGTATCGGGCCAGCAGTGAAGATGACGGGCGCCCGTTCTTGATCAAGGGGCTTTCCCCGGCGTGGCTGCGGGTCGAGCGTCAGATCGAACGGGTCTCGCCCACGCAAGCGCCGGTGTTGATTCACGGCGAGAGCGGCACTGGCAAGGAGCTCACTGCTCACGCCATTCATTTCAACAGTCGCCGCGCGGGCGGACCTTTCGTCGCCGTGAACTCGGCTGCGATCCCCGACACGCTGCTGGAAAGCGTGCTCTTCGGTCACGTGAAGGGCGCCTTCACCGGTGCGACCGACAGTCACGTGGGCGAGCTGGAGAAGGCCGACGGCGGTACGCTCTTCTTGGATGAGATGGGGGAGCTGCCGTTGCCGCTACAAGCCAAGATCCTGCGCGCGATCGAGACCGGAGAAGTGCAGCCCCTGGGTAGCAACAAGGCGCCCAAGCGGGTCAACGTCCGCATCGTGTGCGCGACGAATCGGGATCTGCCGGCGATGATCCGTAGCGGGGGATTTCGCGACGACCTGTACTACCGCATCAGCGTGGTGACCCTCGAGCTGCCGCCGCTGCGCGAGTACAAGGACAACCTAGAGACACTGTCCCGCGTCTTTCTGCAGCAAGCGGCGCTGCGCCACGACAAGAAAGCGCCGCGACTGACGCCGGTGTTCCTGGCCGCCTTGTCGAGCTACGATTTTCCCGGCAACGTGCGCGAGCTGAAGAACTGCATCGAGCACGCGGTGATCATGGCGCGGGGGGAAGAGCTGGCGGTGGAAGATCTGCCGCCCAGCGTGCTGGCCGGATCGAGCGTTGCCTCGGTGCCCAGCCTTGCTCGACCCCAGCGTCGCTCCCTGAAGGCGATGCGTGAGGAATGGCTTGCGGATCCGGAGACCCGTTACCTGCGCGAGATCTTGGACGAGGCTGGCGGCAATGTGGCGCGGGCGGCCGAGCTGGCCGAGGTGAACATGGTGACGCTGTATCGCCTGCTGAAGAAGCGCGGCATCGTGTTGCGGCGGCGAGCGGAGCTGCGCTGA
- a CDS encoding ArsA-related P-loop ATPase has protein sequence MSLRQLLAERSLLICVGSGGVGKTSLAAALGLSAARSGRRGAVLTIDPARALGRALGIESFEGELRPLDAKLLTEADLPADLPLQIGMLRPAHAWDEFVRRHATTPELAESIVNNPFYRQLSRTFAGATEYAALEELCRLRESGSYDLIVLDTPPAAHALDFVRARRRLEALLRPEVAGVLFNPRSVAGQLVRRLQRATGKETLQSVAALGAAFGQLLGALQDRSQQISTLLAARGTAFVIVTGPEPEALQGASALNRELDELQLPLGAVIQNRVHSLPERADEAAVAEAIARLRAAGGSSDVCGWLSETCRDALALARSESARWERFQSGLSREVARSRVQELEHDVRSVGDVMELAKRLVSS, from the coding sequence ATGAGCTTGCGGCAGCTACTTGCAGAGCGCTCGCTCTTGATCTGCGTTGGCAGCGGCGGTGTGGGCAAGACGAGTCTAGCCGCTGCGCTGGGACTCTCGGCGGCGCGGAGCGGTCGCCGCGGTGCGGTTCTGACCATCGATCCCGCGCGAGCACTGGGGCGGGCGCTGGGCATCGAAAGCTTCGAGGGCGAGCTTCGCCCCCTGGATGCCAAGCTACTGACGGAAGCGGATCTGCCTGCGGATCTCCCGCTGCAGATCGGCATGCTGCGCCCTGCCCATGCATGGGACGAGTTCGTGCGCCGCCACGCCACGACGCCCGAGCTGGCTGAGAGCATCGTGAACAACCCGTTCTATCGGCAACTGTCGCGCACCTTCGCCGGAGCAACGGAATACGCCGCGCTGGAGGAGCTCTGTCGACTGCGCGAAAGCGGAAGCTACGATCTGATCGTGCTCGATACGCCGCCGGCGGCGCACGCGCTGGACTTCGTGCGCGCGCGACGGCGCCTGGAAGCGCTGCTCCGGCCCGAGGTTGCCGGCGTGCTGTTCAATCCTCGTAGCGTCGCGGGGCAACTGGTGCGGCGACTGCAGCGCGCGACGGGAAAGGAAACGCTGCAGAGCGTGGCGGCCCTGGGTGCTGCCTTCGGACAGCTGCTGGGAGCGCTGCAGGACCGGTCGCAGCAGATCAGCACGCTCCTGGCAGCCCGGGGTACGGCGTTCGTGATCGTGACCGGCCCCGAGCCCGAGGCGCTGCAGGGCGCCAGCGCGCTGAACAGGGAGCTCGACGAGCTGCAGCTGCCCTTGGGGGCAGTGATCCAGAATCGCGTGCACTCGCTGCCAGAGCGCGCCGACGAAGCAGCCGTGGCGGAGGCGATCGCGCGCCTGCGCGCGGCAGGTGGCAGCAGCGACGTGTGCGGCTGGCTGTCGGAGACCTGTCGTGACGCACTGGCACTGGCGCGCAGCGAATCTGCGCGCTGGGAGCGATTCCAGAGCGGCCTGTCCCGTGAAGTGGCGCGAAGTCGGGTGCAGGAACTCGAGCACGACGTGCGCAGCGTGGGCGACGTGATGGAACTTGCGAAGCGTCTAGTCTCGAGTTGA